In Anseongella ginsenosidimutans, one genomic interval encodes:
- the chrA gene encoding chromate efflux transporter has translation MFFFTLTAFGGAQAHLAMMLKIFVKNRKYLTEEELLELNALCAVLPGPSSTQTLAAIAYKRGGAGLAVLSSLIWLLPPAIIMAGAAILVSRLSPEIGFTRIFRFIEPMAVGFVCYAAVLLAQKVIRTRFSIIVAAVAALTTVIFKSPYLFPLLIIGGGVLSSLLHRNREERELEETLILNINRKKVAAFFGILVLFALMGALINRSSFFSLPVRLFENFYRNGALIFGGGQVLVPLLYTEFVELKGYLTSQDFLSGFALQQIVPGPTFSFTSYVGGMALKNQGTSGQLLGSLVAMIGINLPGLILILFIVPFWENLKKITRIKNAMMGVNAVAVGLMLAAAVIMFEPIAVGWLPVGLALITFVLLSLTRVPAPVLFIAGILLGVFL, from the coding sequence GTGTTCTTTTTCACCCTTACTGCCTTTGGGGGGGCGCAGGCCCACCTGGCAATGATGCTCAAGATATTTGTAAAAAACCGAAAATACCTTACAGAAGAGGAATTACTGGAACTGAATGCCTTATGTGCTGTACTTCCCGGCCCTTCATCCACGCAGACCCTGGCGGCGATCGCCTATAAAAGGGGAGGAGCAGGCCTGGCCGTGCTGAGTTCCCTGATCTGGCTCCTTCCTCCGGCTATTATAATGGCTGGTGCTGCTATCCTGGTTTCCCGGCTTTCACCCGAAATAGGATTCACCCGCATTTTTAGGTTTATCGAGCCAATGGCCGTCGGTTTTGTCTGCTATGCGGCCGTCCTGCTTGCTCAAAAAGTCATCAGAACCCGTTTTTCGATAATTGTGGCAGCGGTTGCGGCCCTTACCACCGTCATATTTAAGTCCCCTTATCTTTTTCCCCTGCTGATCATCGGGGGCGGGGTGCTTTCATCTCTCCTTCACAGGAACAGGGAGGAACGGGAGCTGGAAGAAACCCTGATCCTGAACATTAACCGGAAAAAAGTAGCAGCTTTTTTCGGGATCCTCGTGTTGTTTGCCCTGATGGGTGCGCTTATTAACAGGAGTTCGTTCTTCTCTCTCCCCGTGCGTCTTTTTGAGAACTTTTATCGTAACGGCGCCCTTATTTTCGGGGGAGGGCAGGTGCTGGTTCCGCTTCTTTATACAGAGTTTGTCGAGCTGAAGGGCTATCTTACTTCGCAGGATTTCCTGTCGGGCTTTGCCCTTCAGCAGATCGTGCCGGGGCCCACTTTTTCCTTTACTTCCTACGTAGGAGGGATGGCGCTTAAAAACCAGGGTACCAGCGGACAGCTTTTAGGAAGCCTGGTGGCGATGATAGGTATTAACCTCCCCGGGCTCATACTGATTCTTTTCATTGTTCCTTTCTGGGAAAATCTGAAAAAAATCACCCGCATCAAAAATGCGATGATGGGCGTAAACGCAGTGGCCGTGGGCCTCATGCTGGCTGCCGCCGTGATTATGTTTGAACCCATTGCGGTAGGCT
- a CDS encoding tetratricopeptide repeat protein yields the protein MKNTRLEQLREFLLQQPQDPFLKYALATEYLKLGDTTNALLYFEGLIKEHEEYLGTYYHLGKLYEQLGRIPDAAETYARGIALAQQQRNQHTLSELRGALLAISDEEEGEN from the coding sequence ATGAAGAATACAAGATTGGAGCAGTTAAGGGAATTTCTGTTACAGCAGCCTCAGGACCCCTTCCTAAAGTACGCCCTTGCAACAGAATACCTGAAGCTGGGAGATACCACCAATGCGCTTCTTTATTTTGAAGGGCTTATAAAGGAACACGAGGAATACCTGGGAACTTATTATCACCTTGGAAAACTGTACGAACAACTGGGGCGGATTCCTGATGCGGCAGAGACTTATGCCAGGGGCATCGCGCTCGCCCAACAACAAAGGAATCAGCATACCCTGTCGGAACTCCGGGGCGCTTTGCTGGCAATAAGCGACGAGGAAGAGGGCGAAAATTGA
- a CDS encoding electron transfer flavoprotein subunit beta/FixA family protein produces MKILVCISVVPDTTTKITFTDNNTEFNSSGVQFIINPYDEIALARALELTEGGKGSVTVIHVGTAAAEPVIRKALAMGADEAIRVNAAPRDAFFVSRQIASVAGKELFDMILCGRESIDYNGGQVGAMIGERLNIPSVSIVKKIDLEENKALLEREIEGGKEIVETALPFVASCSEGVAEPRIPSMRGIMTARTKPLKTVEAEDAPQLQRILSFEVPPPRGSVKMIDAADAGKLIDLLHEEAKVI; encoded by the coding sequence ATGAAAATCCTTGTTTGTATCAGTGTTGTTCCCGATACGACCACAAAAATAACTTTCACCGATAATAATACCGAATTCAATTCTTCCGGAGTGCAGTTTATTATTAACCCCTATGATGAGATTGCGCTGGCAAGAGCCCTGGAACTTACCGAAGGCGGAAAAGGATCGGTAACGGTTATTCACGTTGGAACAGCCGCAGCGGAACCTGTTATACGGAAAGCGCTGGCAATGGGAGCCGATGAGGCTATCCGGGTGAACGCGGCCCCCAGGGACGCCTTTTTTGTTTCCAGGCAAATCGCATCCGTCGCAGGGAAAGAATTGTTTGATATGATCCTTTGCGGACGGGAGTCCATTGATTATAACGGGGGGCAGGTGGGCGCCATGATCGGCGAAAGACTGAACATTCCTTCTGTTTCCATTGTAAAAAAAATAGACCTGGAAGAGAATAAGGCATTACTTGAAAGAGAAATAGAAGGCGGAAAAGAGATTGTGGAAACAGCCCTCCCCTTTGTCGCCAGCTGCAGCGAAGGAGTTGCCGAACCCAGAATACCCAGTATGCGGGGCATCATGACTGCCCGTACAAAACCTTTGAAAACGGTCGAGGCTGAAGATGCACCCCAGCTTCAACGTATCTTGTCTTTCGAGGTCCCTCCTCCCCGTGGCAGCGTAAAAATGATCGATGCGGCGGATGCAGGAAAGCTGATCGATCTGCTGCACGAAGAAGCAAAAGTAATTTAA
- a CDS encoding electron transfer flavoprotein subunit alpha/FixB family protein, with translation MAVLAYIEHIDGQFQKSSFEIISYAKEIALLTGTSLTVVSIGGVRDDSLQTLGKYGASKILRATGETLNAFDSAAYAAVIANAAAAEDVRILILPGSFSGKGIAPRLAVKLNAALIPDVTELPAIKETQLTVKRNAFSGKAFATVTTGADKIILTLSPNAYKLVPREEKAEILAFGAAEASAPGVRVKQVMRESGKVSLPGAEIVVSGGRGMKGPENWGMLEELAELLGAATACSKPVSDAGWRPHSEHVGQTGITIAPNLYIAIGISGAIQHLAGVSSSRVIAVINKDPEAPFFKAADYGIAGDAFEVIPKLIEALKERG, from the coding sequence ATGGCAGTTTTAGCTTATATTGAACATATAGACGGGCAATTTCAAAAGTCTTCTTTTGAAATAATTTCCTATGCTAAGGAAATCGCCCTGCTGACGGGAACATCCCTGACGGTCGTCTCTATAGGCGGTGTTCGGGACGATAGCCTGCAAACGCTGGGAAAATACGGGGCTTCCAAAATACTCAGGGCAACCGGGGAAACCCTGAACGCATTTGACAGCGCAGCTTATGCGGCGGTAATTGCCAATGCTGCTGCAGCGGAAGATGTCCGTATCCTCATTCTCCCGGGTTCTTTTTCAGGAAAGGGCATTGCCCCCCGCCTGGCTGTGAAACTTAACGCCGCCCTGATCCCCGATGTAACGGAATTACCAGCGATCAAAGAGACACAGCTGACCGTCAAAAGAAATGCCTTTTCGGGAAAAGCCTTTGCCACCGTAACTACCGGGGCTGACAAAATAATCCTGACCCTTTCACCGAATGCGTATAAACTGGTGCCGCGGGAGGAAAAAGCGGAGATACTTGCGTTCGGGGCAGCCGAAGCAAGCGCGCCGGGCGTCCGGGTAAAGCAAGTGATGCGGGAATCAGGGAAGGTCTCCTTGCCGGGCGCAGAGATCGTGGTTTCCGGCGGGCGCGGGATGAAAGGGCCTGAAAACTGGGGAATGCTGGAAGAACTTGCGGAACTGCTTGGTGCGGCAACGGCCTGTTCCAAACCAGTTTCGGATGCCGGATGGAGACCCCATTCCGAACACGTGGGACAAACCGGCATCACAATTGCACCCAATCTTTACATAGCTATAGGTATATCCGGCGCTATACAGCACCTGGCGGGAGTAAGCTCATCCAGGGTAATTGCGGTTATTAATAAAGATCCGGAAGCGCCTTTTTTCAAGGCGGCTGATTACGGGATCGCAGGAGATGCCTTCGAGGTAATCCCAAAACTAATTGAAGCCCTTAAAGAAAGGGGTTGA
- a CDS encoding bifunctional nuclease family protein: MKKIRLDIVGLSYSQTQSGAYALVLGEMNGRRRLPIIIGGFEAQAIAIEIEKMTPTRPLTHDLFKSFAQSFSIQIQEVIIYNLVDGIFYAKLICMGGSRQQVEIDARTSDAIALAVRFDCPIYTYEFILATAGIVVEGNDFVFLGKMEGQEEPAEAGASTGSKANLSQLSDDELKKQLKEALTEEAYERAARIRDELSKRRGSN; this comes from the coding sequence ATGAAGAAGATCCGGTTAGATATTGTAGGATTATCCTATAGTCAAACCCAGTCAGGTGCCTACGCACTGGTTTTAGGGGAAATGAACGGGCGGCGAAGGCTGCCCATAATCATCGGTGGTTTCGAGGCCCAGGCCATTGCCATCGAGATTGAAAAGATGACCCCTACCCGCCCCCTCACTCATGACTTGTTCAAATCCTTTGCTCAGTCCTTCAGCATACAGATCCAGGAAGTGATCATTTATAACCTGGTGGACGGGATTTTCTATGCGAAACTAATCTGCATGGGAGGAAGCCGGCAACAAGTTGAAATTGACGCCCGCACTTCGGATGCCATTGCCCTGGCAGTTCGTTTTGACTGCCCCATTTACACCTACGAATTCATTCTGGCAACGGCCGGGATTGTTGTAGAAGGAAATGATTTTGTTTTCCTGGGGAAAATGGAAGGACAGGAAGAACCGGCGGAAGCAGGCGCGTCAACCGGAAGCAAAGCCAATCTTTCCCAGCTGAGTGATGATGAACTTAAAAAACAACTGAAGGAAGCGCTTACTGAAGAAGCCTATGAGCGCGCCGCGCGCATCCGCGATGAGCTTTCAAAAAGAAGGGGGTCTAACTAA
- a CDS encoding citrate synthase → MSENAELKVGEKVFTLPIITGSENEQAIDISKLRAESGLITIDPGYKNTGSTQSAITFLDGEKGVLRYRGYPIEQLAEKSSFLEVVYLLIYGEAPNRQEIQQFQDKINHHTLIHEDMKKFFDGYPSKSHPMGQLAALVCSLSTFYPESLEPDMNEEEVDQTIIKLLAKMPTIVSWIYKKSMGHPYMYPKNKLDYVSNFLYTTFGHRTEEYEIDPVVVNAMNKLLILHADHEQNCSTSTVRIVGSSNSNLFASVSAGIAALWGPLHGGANQAVIEMLEVIRKDGGDVDKWVEKAKSKTDSFRLMGFGHRVYKNFDPRAKIIKKACDDILDKLGIDDPVLDIAKRLEKAALEDSYFVDRKLYPNVDFYSGIIYRALGFPTEMFTVLFALGRLPGWIAQWKEMRENKEPIGRPRQVYVGSGARDFKEISE, encoded by the coding sequence ATGTCAGAAAATGCAGAATTGAAAGTCGGAGAGAAAGTTTTTACTCTTCCCATTATTACCGGTAGCGAAAACGAACAAGCAATTGATATTTCAAAGTTAAGAGCGGAGAGCGGGCTGATCACTATTGATCCGGGATACAAGAATACAGGTTCTACCCAGAGCGCCATCACTTTTCTTGACGGAGAAAAAGGAGTTCTGCGTTATCGCGGCTATCCGATTGAACAATTAGCCGAAAAATCTTCTTTTCTTGAGGTAGTCTATTTGCTGATCTACGGGGAGGCTCCCAACCGGCAGGAAATTCAGCAGTTCCAGGATAAAATAAATCATCATACCCTCATTCACGAGGATATGAAGAAGTTTTTTGACGGATATCCTTCCAAATCCCACCCCATGGGCCAGCTGGCGGCCCTGGTATGCTCGCTTTCAACATTTTATCCGGAGTCTCTGGAGCCGGATATGAACGAAGAGGAAGTGGACCAGACGATTATAAAGCTGTTGGCCAAAATGCCGACCATCGTTTCCTGGATCTATAAAAAATCGATGGGGCATCCGTATATGTATCCCAAGAACAAGCTGGACTACGTATCGAACTTTCTCTATACGACATTCGGTCACCGGACCGAAGAGTACGAGATCGACCCGGTAGTGGTAAATGCAATGAATAAGCTTCTTATCCTGCATGCCGACCATGAGCAGAATTGCTCAACTTCGACGGTACGGATCGTAGGATCTTCCAATTCGAATTTGTTTGCTTCCGTGTCTGCCGGAATTGCCGCTTTATGGGGCCCGCTGCACGGCGGCGCCAACCAGGCAGTAATTGAAATGCTGGAGGTGATCCGCAAGGACGGCGGCGATGTGGATAAATGGGTTGAAAAGGCAAAAAGCAAAACGGATAGCTTCCGTCTCATGGGCTTTGGCCACCGGGTGTACAAGAATTTTGATCCCCGGGCAAAGATCATTAAAAAAGCATGCGACGATATTCTTGACAAACTGGGCATTGATGACCCCGTCCTTGACATTGCCAAGCGCCTTGAAAAAGCTGCGCTGGAAGACAGTTATTTCGTAGACCGGAAATTATACCCGAACGTGGACTTCTACTCCGGGATTATTTACCGTGCCCTGGGCTTCCCAACGGAAATGTTTACCGTTCTGTTTGCGCTTGGCCGGCTTCCGGGCTGGATAGCGCAATGGAAGGAAATGAGGGAGAATAAAGAACCTATCGGCCGGCCGAGACAGGTTTATGTAGGTTCCGGCGCCAGGGACTTCAAAGAAATTTCAGAATAA
- a CDS encoding FUSC family protein: MLRVLHVFYLWGRASNIGTACLLAMVFSVEGVRDFSQSLEYAGFMLAGGIWYFLLSVVLWQIRPYFSARQGLADCLLETAEYMRIKAAFYQNNPDFDKNFRKLVDIQIQINEKQEEVRELLLKRRSAIQGSNSVSRSLVMIFIESVDLLEQVMASHIDYRLLHARFEKTGILLQYRELIIHMANELEDIAAAVLSASRSYPRLNLGKEIEAVRHEVDDLKEEMLNSDTIDEFIALKNILRNAAAISGKIRMLHHYTHPDRKEARSPLGKDVELTRFTSHQRYDFGIFRSNLTFDSSSFRHSLRVTLAAVSGYLVSLMMAQDHSYWILMTVIIIMKPAFGSTKKRIYERLLGTVLGGLAGVGILVFVSQTSILLIILLLFIFLAFTFINYNYRLAVVFITPYVLILFQLLDPGNFEVVRERVIDTIIGGGIAFIASYVLWPSWEYLQLKTYLLDILEANREYFKQVARAYAGEPLIRTEYKLARKQVHVSTANIASALQRMLSEPKSKHKNASEIYSFVVLNHTLSSHIATLVVLLNRKPEQFEQKGFAVVIEKILGLLEQAGTNLKEEETESIAIELPEEFRLLDQKLHLLAEERMNEVRAGEQASKTQEELSLLQSLFDTFKNILTISAEISKHSQKIRV; this comes from the coding sequence TTGCTTCGTGTTCTCCATGTTTTCTATTTATGGGGGCGGGCTTCCAATATCGGCACCGCCTGCCTGCTGGCGATGGTCTTTTCCGTAGAAGGGGTGAGGGATTTTTCGCAATCGCTTGAATATGCAGGGTTTATGCTGGCCGGCGGCATTTGGTATTTCTTGCTTTCAGTCGTACTCTGGCAGATAAGGCCTTACTTTTCGGCGCGCCAGGGTTTGGCGGACTGCCTGCTTGAAACGGCTGAATATATGCGTATAAAGGCGGCCTTTTACCAGAATAATCCTGATTTTGATAAAAATTTCAGAAAACTGGTAGATATTCAGATACAAATTAATGAAAAGCAGGAAGAAGTAAGGGAATTACTGCTTAAACGACGTTCCGCGATCCAGGGAAGCAATAGCGTAAGCCGTTCGCTGGTGATGATCTTCATTGAATCGGTGGATCTGCTTGAACAGGTAATGGCTTCCCATATTGATTACCGGCTGCTGCATGCCCGCTTTGAAAAAACAGGTATCCTCCTGCAATACCGGGAGCTTATTATTCATATGGCCAACGAGCTGGAAGATATTGCCGCCGCTGTGCTGAGCGCTTCCCGCTCCTACCCCAGGTTAAACCTGGGGAAGGAAATTGAAGCGGTTCGCCATGAAGTTGACGACCTGAAAGAAGAAATGCTCAACAGCGATACCATTGACGAATTCATTGCCCTCAAAAATATCCTGAGAAATGCGGCCGCCATTTCCGGCAAAATAAGGATGCTTCATCATTACACGCATCCCGACCGGAAGGAAGCGCGTTCCCCGCTCGGGAAGGATGTGGAACTGACCCGCTTTACCTCTCATCAGCGCTATGACTTCGGTATATTCAGGAGTAATCTGACTTTTGACTCCAGCTCATTCCGTCATTCCCTGAGAGTAACGCTGGCCGCGGTAAGCGGTTATCTTGTTTCCCTGATGATGGCGCAAGACCATAGTTACTGGATACTGATGACGGTGATCATCATCATGAAGCCCGCCTTTGGTTCTACCAAAAAGAGGATTTACGAACGTCTTTTGGGGACTGTTCTGGGCGGGCTTGCCGGGGTGGGCATCCTGGTCTTTGTGAGCCAGACAAGCATCCTGCTGATCATCCTCCTGCTTTTCATCTTCCTGGCTTTTACCTTTATTAATTATAATTACCGGCTCGCGGTAGTCTTTATTACGCCTTATGTGCTGATCCTCTTCCAGCTGCTGGACCCCGGGAACTTTGAAGTGGTCAGGGAACGGGTAATTGATACGATCATAGGCGGCGGGATTGCTTTTATTGCCAGCTATGTATTATGGCCCAGCTGGGAATACCTGCAGCTTAAAACCTACCTGCTTGACATTCTTGAGGCTAACAGGGAATATTTTAAACAGGTTGCCCGTGCATACGCCGGCGAACCCCTCATACGGACAGAATACAAGCTGGCAAGAAAGCAGGTACATGTTAGTACAGCTAATATTGCTTCGGCCTTGCAGCGAATGCTTTCGGAACCGAAAAGCAAGCATAAGAATGCCTCGGAAATCTATTCCTTTGTCGTGCTTAATCATACGCTTTCTTCCCATATTGCCACACTTGTTGTCCTTTTAAATCGCAAACCGGAACAATTCGAACAAAAGGGATTTGCGGTTGTTATTGAGAAAATACTTGGGTTGCTGGAACAGGCGGGAACGAATCTGAAAGAAGAAGAAACTGAAAGTATCGCAATCGAATTACCGGAAGAATTCCGCTTGCTGGACCAGAAGCTGCACCTGTTGGCCGAAGAACGAATGAATGAGGTCCGGGCAGGGGAGCAGGCAAGCAAAACGCAGGAAGAACTTTCACTGCTTCAGTCATTATTCGATACTTTCAAGAATATCCTTACAATTTCAGCCGAAATCTCTAAGCACTCGCAAAAAATCCGCGTTTAA
- a CDS encoding ATP-grasp fold amidoligase family protein produces the protein MLEALIKAFKAKNNVSARIKARHSLFWNSPDVEVVKDAIMHANDPIEHWKDCINWQRKLSNKYNAREFAKMHGCRVAELYWKGRDVEAIDFDSLPPEFVIRPTFGHSCNMVFLMKNGVNLLDKRAYSREDLVIFLKKAVTGNKRLEFLIEEFVRNENGEYGIPNDYKFLMFNGEIASIVLINRLGAKEGYQDFYDENWSKMDELTVIYPNEGYREPPACLNEMIDAARRLSKAYGIFVRIDFYATDKGAVFGEFTPTPSGGNGFTPYGDELLTYYWDTYCNGLV, from the coding sequence ATGTTGGAAGCGCTGATAAAAGCTTTTAAAGCCAAAAACAATGTGTCTGCCAGGATAAAAGCCAGGCATAGTCTATTTTGGAACAGCCCCGATGTGGAAGTGGTTAAGGATGCCATTATGCATGCCAATGATCCCATTGAACATTGGAAAGATTGTATTAACTGGCAGCGGAAGCTTAGCAATAAGTATAATGCCAGGGAATTTGCAAAAATGCACGGCTGCCGGGTGGCGGAGTTGTATTGGAAAGGCCGCGACGTGGAAGCCATTGATTTTGACAGCCTGCCCCCGGAGTTTGTGATCCGGCCCACCTTCGGTCACTCCTGCAATATGGTCTTCCTTATGAAGAATGGTGTGAATTTGCTTGACAAGCGGGCCTACTCGCGGGAGGACCTCGTTATTTTTTTAAAAAAGGCGGTAACGGGGAATAAACGTTTGGAGTTTCTTATTGAGGAATTTGTACGCAATGAAAACGGCGAATATGGCATTCCCAATGACTATAAATTTCTGATGTTTAATGGGGAAATAGCGAGTATAGTGCTTATTAACCGGTTGGGCGCGAAGGAAGGTTATCAGGACTTTTACGACGAGAACTGGAGTAAAATGGATGAGCTGACGGTAATTTATCCAAACGAGGGATACCGGGAGCCTCCTGCCTGCCTGAATGAAATGATTGACGCAGCAAGAAGGTTAAGTAAAGCCTACGGGATATTTGTGCGCATAGACTTTTATGCAACCGACAAAGGAGCCGTCTTTGGCGAGTTTACCCCCACACCTTCGGGAGGTAACGGGTTTACACCTTATGGCGACGAGTTGCTAACCTATTATTGGGACACCTATTGCAACGGCCTGGTATAA